One genomic region from Terriglobus aquaticus encodes:
- a CDS encoding M20 family metallopeptidase → MSPESQQIRAAVEARQPEMLTRLRALVEIESPSDAPAAVNRAADQVEQWAQAAGAHVLRHPQESFGDVTEVWFEPRTPQPAGTKPLLLLGHLDTVWPLGTLARMPWREDPDRDSNPRLWGPGVLDMKAGVLMAITAIASVQQVSDLARPLILLLNPDEEVGSPVSREHTERLGALAEAVFVLEPAQGMPGSRDNAAYKTARKGIGNYRVEVAGVAAHSGVDFAKGRSAVLELARLLPRIAELSEADKDFGITVNPGVIGGGTRSNVVAASAWAEIDVRVPIVADADRIHATLTGLAAHDPGCTVQITGGLNRPPMERSTGTVALFERARALALELGFELNEAATGGGSDGNFTAALGTPTLDGMGPVGEGAHAAHESLLTDHLIPRTALLAAMIAST, encoded by the coding sequence ATGTCTCCCGAATCACAGCAGATACGCGCCGCGGTCGAAGCCCGGCAGCCCGAGATGCTTACCCGGTTGCGCGCCCTCGTCGAGATCGAATCGCCCAGCGACGCCCCTGCCGCAGTGAATCGCGCCGCCGATCAGGTGGAGCAATGGGCACAAGCCGCGGGCGCCCACGTCCTGCGCCACCCGCAAGAGAGCTTCGGCGACGTGACGGAGGTCTGGTTCGAACCTCGCACGCCCCAGCCTGCCGGGACCAAGCCGCTGCTGCTGCTAGGTCACCTGGATACCGTCTGGCCACTCGGCACGCTGGCTCGCATGCCCTGGCGCGAAGATCCCGATCGCGACAGCAACCCGCGCCTGTGGGGGCCGGGCGTGCTGGACATGAAGGCTGGCGTGCTCATGGCGATCACCGCGATCGCCAGCGTCCAGCAGGTCTCGGATCTCGCCCGCCCACTGATTCTGCTGCTCAACCCCGACGAAGAGGTTGGCAGCCCCGTGTCCCGCGAGCACACGGAGCGGCTGGGCGCGCTGGCCGAGGCAGTGTTCGTTCTTGAACCGGCGCAGGGCATGCCCGGCAGCCGCGACAATGCCGCTTACAAAACTGCACGCAAAGGCATCGGCAACTACCGCGTCGAGGTCGCCGGCGTTGCGGCCCATTCCGGTGTCGATTTCGCGAAAGGGCGTTCGGCCGTGCTGGAACTCGCCCGCCTTCTGCCGCGGATTGCCGAACTCTCGGAAGCCGACAAAGATTTTGGCATCACTGTGAACCCCGGCGTGATCGGCGGCGGCACCCGCAGCAACGTCGTCGCCGCCAGCGCCTGGGCCGAGATCGACGTCCGCGTTCCCATAGTGGCAGATGCCGATCGCATCCATGCGACGCTCACCGGCCTCGCCGCTCACGACCCGGGCTGCACGGTCCAGATCACAGGCGGCCTGAATCGACCGCCCATGGAGCGCTCCACGGGCACAGTCGCCCTCTTTGAACGAGCCCGCGCACTGGCCTTGGAACTCGGCTTCGAGCTGAACGAAGCCGCCACCGGCGGCGGCTCCGACGGCAACTTCACCGCCGCCCTCGGCACACCCACACTCGACGGTATGGGCCCGGTTGGCGAGGGCGCGCACGCTGCGCATGAGAGCCTCTTGACCGACCATCTCATCCCGCGCACGGCCCTGCTGGCCGCAATGATCGCGAGCACCTGA
- the lpxC gene encoding UDP-3-O-acyl-N-acetylglucosamine deacetylase: MQSQAHTEFTLSEPLSFAGVGLHSGAPVQMRLIPAPAGSGIVFRRTDLDNFEIPANGRNVARVSYATSLMRQGVLISTTEHLLSALIGHGVDNVIVEIDNLEVPILDGSALPYVEAFLRTGLKAQRRKREYIRILKPVEVTENSRDGVKFIGVYPGRGYQIDYCIDFRAPIGTERFLGDLETGAYADLIAPARTFGFREDEPMLRNMGLIRGASDACAIIIGEGSVQNGPLRFPDEFVRHKVLDLIGDLALAGRRIQGRVVAERAGHAMHTALVSKLMKDRSAWELAHGYEDDAVSVRPVDASATLSGSHMLPAHA; encoded by the coding sequence TTGCAGTCGCAGGCCCATACCGAATTCACGCTGAGCGAGCCGCTGTCGTTTGCCGGCGTGGGTCTCCATTCCGGCGCTCCGGTGCAGATGCGGTTGATTCCCGCACCTGCGGGTTCCGGCATCGTGTTCCGCCGCACCGACCTGGATAACTTCGAGATTCCCGCCAACGGCCGCAACGTGGCGCGCGTGAGCTACGCCACCAGCCTGATGCGACAGGGCGTGCTGATCTCCACGACCGAGCACCTGTTGAGCGCGCTGATCGGGCATGGCGTGGACAATGTAATCGTAGAGATCGACAACCTCGAGGTGCCGATTCTGGATGGCTCGGCGCTGCCCTACGTGGAGGCTTTTCTGCGGACGGGGCTTAAGGCGCAGCGCCGGAAGCGCGAATACATCCGCATTTTGAAACCGGTGGAGGTCACGGAGAACTCGCGCGATGGGGTGAAGTTCATCGGTGTGTACCCGGGCCGCGGATACCAGATTGACTACTGCATCGACTTCCGTGCGCCGATAGGAACGGAGCGTTTTCTGGGCGATCTGGAGACGGGCGCTTATGCCGATCTGATCGCTCCCGCCCGCACGTTTGGATTTCGCGAGGACGAGCCCATGCTGCGCAATATGGGCCTGATCCGTGGAGCGAGCGATGCCTGCGCCATCATCATCGGCGAAGGATCGGTGCAGAACGGGCCGTTGCGGTTCCCGGATGAATTCGTGCGACACAAGGTTCTGGACCTGATCGGCGATCTTGCTCTGGCGGGCCGCCGCATCCAAGGGCGGGTCGTCGCCGAGCGTGCGGGGCACGCCATGCACACGGCACTGGTGAGCAAGCTGATGAAGGATCGGAGTGCCTGGGAACTGGCCCATGGGTACGAGGATGACGCCGTCTCAGTGCGGCCTGTGGACGCTTCGGCTACTCTCTCCGGCTCCCACATGCTGCCCGCGCACGCCTGA
- the folK gene encoding 2-amino-4-hydroxy-6-hydroxymethyldihydropteridine diphosphokinase, whose protein sequence is MPLAAIALGSNLAGEHGSREAILEGAVNALNALGTVKARSTWHETDPVGYAEQPRFLNGAVLLQTDLPPQELLRGLLRVEQRFGRDRTHGIANGPRTLDLDLLLYDDLILEAPELVLPHPAMHTRSFVLAPLAEIAPDWIHPLLRTSVRDLFASVSCSA, encoded by the coding sequence ATGCCTCTGGCGGCCATTGCGCTGGGGAGCAACCTGGCAGGGGAGCACGGCAGCCGCGAAGCAATCCTCGAGGGAGCCGTGAACGCACTCAATGCCTTGGGAACCGTCAAGGCGCGATCTACCTGGCACGAGACCGATCCGGTTGGCTACGCGGAACAGCCGCGCTTTCTGAACGGTGCCGTTCTGCTGCAGACCGATCTGCCCCCGCAGGAATTGCTTCGCGGTTTGCTCCGGGTCGAGCAGCGCTTTGGGCGCGACCGGACGCATGGCATTGCGAACGGACCTCGAACGCTGGACTTGGACCTCCTGCTGTACGACGACTTGATCCTCGAAGCGCCGGAACTGGTGTTGCCGCACCCGGCGATGCATACCCGCAGCTTCGTGCTGGCCCCGCTCGCGGAAATCGCGCCGGACTGGATCCACCCTCTCCTTCGCACCAGCGTCCGAGATCTGTTCGCGAGCGTAAGCTGTTCAGCATGA
- a CDS encoding ArsR/SmtB family transcription factor, producing the protein MSRKGKAKTGKQAGAKPGTDSVAEQDAVRSRAEASDHQLVLVSKALSDPTRVSILRRIAAGQARCGDVRECLGVSAATLSHHMKELERAGLITSEREGRFVHASLEKKAWKQHIAELKSLLS; encoded by the coding sequence ATGAGCAGGAAGGGCAAAGCGAAAACCGGCAAGCAGGCAGGCGCGAAGCCCGGCACCGATTCGGTTGCGGAGCAGGACGCTGTTCGAAGCAGGGCAGAGGCCAGCGACCACCAACTGGTGCTGGTGAGCAAGGCGCTATCGGACCCCACTCGGGTTTCTATCCTGCGCAGGATCGCCGCCGGACAGGCGCGGTGCGGCGACGTGCGGGAGTGCCTGGGCGTGAGCGCGGCAACCCTGTCGCACCACATGAAAGAACTGGAGCGCGCTGGCCTGATCACGTCCGAGCGCGAGGGCCGCTTCGTTCACGCCAGCCTTGAGAAGAAGGCGTGGAAGCAGCACATCGCAGAGCTGAAGTCGCTGCTCTCGTGA
- a CDS encoding MIP/aquaporin family protein has translation MIARGPLLGEFMGTFVLMLLGNGVVAGVLLKKTKAENAGWMVITTAWAFAVLSGIFVAQLFGSPDAHLNPAFTLAAAIKTHAWYTVLPYMAVQVAGAFLGAVATWLFFYPHWAVTDDPGAKLGVFATGPAIRHYASNFFCEVLATFVLVLVAGGMSSKLVLTTGAAAGLSPLLVGCLVWGVGLSLGATTGYAINPARDLGPRLAHQLMPIAGKGTSDWAYAWVPILGPLVGGALAGYVLLRIGA, from the coding sequence GTGATTGCGCGTGGCCCCTTGCTGGGCGAATTTATGGGCACGTTTGTGCTGATGTTGCTGGGCAATGGCGTGGTGGCCGGCGTTCTGCTGAAGAAGACCAAGGCTGAAAACGCGGGCTGGATGGTGATTACCACCGCGTGGGCCTTTGCCGTTCTGAGCGGCATTTTTGTCGCCCAATTATTCGGATCTCCCGATGCTCATCTGAACCCTGCGTTCACGTTGGCCGCCGCGATCAAGACGCACGCCTGGTACACGGTTCTGCCGTACATGGCGGTGCAGGTTGCGGGCGCCTTCCTGGGTGCGGTGGCGACGTGGCTCTTCTTCTATCCGCATTGGGCGGTCACGGACGATCCGGGGGCAAAGCTCGGTGTGTTCGCCACCGGTCCGGCGATTCGCCACTATGCTTCCAACTTCTTTTGCGAGGTGCTGGCCACGTTTGTGCTGGTGCTGGTTGCGGGCGGCATGAGTTCCAAGCTGGTGCTGACGACCGGCGCCGCGGCAGGCCTGAGTCCGCTGCTGGTGGGCTGCCTCGTGTGGGGCGTTGGTCTGTCGCTAGGCGCAACGACGGGGTATGCCATTAATCCGGCGCGCGATCTGGGGCCTCGGCTGGCTCACCAACTGATGCCGATCGCGGGCAAGGGCACCAGCGACTGGGCGTACGCGTGGGTGCCGATCCTGGGACCGCTCGTGGGTGGAGCGTTGGCTGGCTACGTCCTTCTGCGGATTGGTGCATAA
- a CDS encoding CDP-alcohol phosphatidyltransferase family protein — translation MTWTSAFGKGSGWLLWKIVRGLALSRISPNTLTFIGLIINIIAAFFFGYARNSNADRMFLYAGLILIGAGLFDMVDGRVARATNQVSVFGAFFDSVIDRYSDVAIFFGLLVYYARGNRFQYVVLAAFCMTASLMVSYTRARAEALIGSCKVGFMERPERIVLVILGALFNRWGVMAPALWVLAFMTTLTVIHRIRYTFLETQRRKLSAATL, via the coding sequence ATGACGTGGACGAGTGCATTTGGGAAGGGCAGCGGCTGGCTGCTATGGAAGATTGTGCGCGGTCTTGCGCTTTCCAGGATCTCGCCCAATACGCTCACGTTCATCGGCCTGATCATCAACATCATCGCCGCGTTTTTCTTCGGCTACGCCCGGAACAGCAATGCCGATCGCATGTTTTTGTATGCCGGCCTGATCCTGATCGGCGCTGGCCTGTTTGACATGGTGGACGGCCGCGTTGCGCGGGCGACGAACCAGGTCTCGGTCTTCGGGGCGTTCTTTGATTCGGTGATCGATCGCTACTCGGACGTGGCGATCTTCTTCGGTCTGCTGGTCTACTACGCGCGCGGCAACCGCTTCCAGTATGTCGTGCTCGCCGCCTTCTGTATGACGGCAAGCCTGATGGTGAGCTACACACGAGCGCGCGCCGAGGCGCTGATCGGGTCGTGCAAGGTGGGCTTCATGGAGCGGCCGGAGCGGATTGTTCTGGTCATTCTGGGCGCTCTGTTCAACCGTTGGGGCGTGATGGCGCCTGCCCTGTGGGTGCTGGCGTTTATGACTACCCTGACCGTCATCCATCGCATTCGCTACACGTTTCTGGAAACGCAACGGCGCAAGCTGAGCGCGGCAACGCTGTAG
- a CDS encoding Gfo/Idh/MocA family protein, producing the protein MIDLGRLWGRRNNAAAGPDAFGYAVVGLGRIAEHFLRGIQDSPFVRATALVSGDSGKAAKLAKQYGVPFTCGYADFESLREREDVQAVYLALPVSMHREFTERAARIGKHVFVEKPMASDAAECRAMVDVCRSAGVLLSVAYRCPFDPMHQRLQSLIAEGALGHVESIESSFGFKLAADDWRWNNDLAGGGSAYDVGVYPLNAARFLMRAEPEITSAAATVSPAGMESSIAWTMRFPNGAEARCSSSYLQELPNVLRVRGSAGELTLDPAYTHRVRLPLRGWITDPVSGKRVEINDIAPSSTPSHFRLEAEHLAECARVGEPVITSGEDGLQDMELIEQMYATAGVSRQAVPR; encoded by the coding sequence ATGATCGATCTGGGACGTCTTTGGGGGCGCCGGAACAACGCAGCGGCAGGACCGGATGCGTTTGGGTATGCCGTCGTCGGGCTGGGCCGCATTGCCGAGCATTTTCTGCGTGGCATCCAGGATTCGCCCTTTGTGCGAGCGACTGCGCTGGTCAGTGGCGACTCGGGAAAAGCGGCGAAGCTGGCTAAGCAGTATGGTGTGCCGTTTACGTGTGGTTACGCCGACTTTGAATCCTTGCGCGAACGCGAGGATGTGCAGGCGGTGTATCTTGCGCTGCCGGTCAGCATGCATCGCGAGTTTACGGAGCGTGCGGCGCGCATCGGCAAGCATGTCTTCGTCGAGAAGCCGATGGCGAGCGATGCCGCCGAGTGCCGGGCGATGGTGGACGTGTGCCGGTCTGCGGGTGTCCTGCTGAGCGTGGCGTACCGGTGTCCTTTTGACCCGATGCATCAGCGGTTGCAGTCGCTGATTGCCGAGGGCGCGCTGGGGCACGTGGAAAGCATCGAATCGAGCTTTGGCTTCAAGCTGGCCGCGGATGACTGGCGCTGGAATAACGACCTGGCGGGCGGCGGATCGGCGTACGACGTGGGAGTTTACCCGCTGAATGCGGCACGATTTCTAATGCGAGCCGAGCCGGAGATTACTTCGGCAGCCGCTACCGTGAGCCCGGCGGGCATGGAGTCGTCCATTGCCTGGACGATGCGTTTTCCGAACGGCGCGGAGGCGCGTTGCAGCTCTTCGTACCTGCAAGAGCTGCCGAACGTGTTGAGGGTGCGAGGCTCTGCCGGAGAGCTGACGCTAGACCCCGCGTACACGCACCGCGTGCGCCTGCCGCTGCGTGGCTGGATCACCGATCCGGTATCTGGCAAGCGTGTGGAGATCAACGACATTGCGCCGTCGAGCACGCCGTCGCACTTCCGTTTGGAGGCTGAGCATCTGGCGGAGTGCGCGCGTGTGGGCGAGCCGGTGATCACGTCGGGCGAAGACGGCCTTCAGGACATGGAACTGATTGAGCAGATGTACGCGACGGCGGGCGTGAGCCGGCAGGCCGTGCCGCGCTAG
- a CDS encoding glycosyltransferase family 2 protein has translation MSTGSAPSICVALVTFNRKHLLVECIDALLQQTHPVDRIFVIDNGSTDGTADLLRERGYLQNDRITLAREETNSGGAGGFHRGLQLGQQAGFDWIWLMDDDAEPAPDALQQALAASANTSAIAIANFKVSAEGVPQDNHMRLENGVAASTLAGTASPVPLRFSSFVGLLIRSAVIPQVGLPRAEFFLNGDDTEYCMRLRKAGPILLAPASIIRHKEAARSGYAERSFLGVRHARAPFRAFAFRYFELRNTTIIHRIEHGTLSALIFALRRVVALSAAILAFRDDRPLQRIRLVVKAHADAFRGNFDNGFPFRLLRQTSA, from the coding sequence TTGAGCACAGGGAGCGCGCCTTCAATTTGCGTCGCGCTTGTCACGTTCAACCGCAAGCATCTGCTGGTCGAGTGCATCGACGCTCTCCTCCAGCAGACGCATCCCGTCGACCGCATCTTCGTCATTGACAACGGATCGACCGACGGCACCGCAGACCTGCTGCGCGAGCGCGGCTATCTGCAGAACGATCGCATCACACTTGCTCGCGAAGAGACGAACTCAGGCGGTGCGGGCGGCTTCCATCGCGGCCTTCAGCTCGGGCAGCAGGCAGGATTCGACTGGATCTGGCTGATGGACGATGATGCTGAGCCCGCCCCGGATGCGCTGCAACAGGCGCTCGCAGCGAGCGCAAACACCAGCGCCATCGCCATCGCCAACTTTAAGGTTTCTGCGGAGGGTGTCCCCCAGGACAACCACATGCGGCTGGAAAACGGCGTCGCCGCGTCGACACTCGCAGGCACCGCCAGCCCCGTTCCTCTCCGCTTCTCCTCCTTCGTCGGCCTGCTCATTCGGTCTGCCGTCATCCCGCAGGTTGGTCTACCGCGCGCAGAGTTCTTCCTCAACGGCGACGATACGGAATACTGCATGCGCCTGCGCAAGGCCGGCCCCATCCTGCTCGCGCCGGCCAGCATCATCCGCCACAAGGAGGCCGCACGCAGCGGCTACGCAGAGCGTTCGTTCCTGGGCGTTCGTCATGCGCGCGCGCCCTTTCGCGCCTTCGCGTTCCGCTACTTCGAACTGCGGAACACCACGATCATCCATCGCATCGAGCACGGCACGCTCAGCGCGCTCATCTTTGCGCTACGCCGCGTTGTGGCGCTCTCTGCCGCCATTCTCGCCTTCCGCGATGACCGTCCTCTGCAGCGAATTCGACTTGTGGTGAAGGCCCATGCCGACGCTTTCCGCGGCAACTTCGACAACGGATTTCCGTTCCGGCTGCTGCGCCAAACATCGGCCTAG
- the glf gene encoding UDP-galactopyranose mutase: MAILVVGAGFAGTVLAERAAFAGKQVVVLDRRTHIAGNAYDHPDEHGVLVHRYGPHIFHTNAPHVADYLSRFTAWRDYEHRVLASVEGELYPIPINRITINRLYGMNLSEEEAAAYLDKVREPRDPIRTSEDVVLSSVGRDLCDKFFRNYTRKQWGMDLSELAALVAARIPTRSNDDDRYFTDSFQKMPRDGFTRMFQNMLDHPNIRVELGTDFKEVDRSHFEHIFYSGPIDEYFDHRFGKLPYRSLSFQHEHLQDQQQFQPVGTVNYPNDFAFTRITEFKHLTGQTHTGTSIVREYPQAEGDPYYPVPSEQNQQLYKQYQALADAETSTTFVGRLAQYRYLNMDQVVAQALVVAERHGLGSVREPEPAGSAA; the protein is encoded by the coding sequence GTGGCAATTCTTGTTGTAGGCGCCGGGTTCGCCGGTACCGTTCTTGCAGAACGCGCAGCATTCGCGGGCAAACAGGTGGTCGTTCTCGACCGCCGCACTCACATCGCCGGCAATGCATACGACCATCCGGACGAGCACGGCGTGCTGGTTCACCGGTATGGCCCGCACATCTTCCACACCAACGCGCCGCATGTCGCCGACTACCTGTCGCGGTTCACCGCTTGGCGCGACTACGAGCATCGCGTGCTCGCGTCCGTCGAGGGCGAGCTGTACCCCATCCCCATCAACCGCATCACCATCAACCGCCTATACGGGATGAACCTGTCTGAAGAGGAAGCGGCGGCGTACCTGGACAAGGTGCGTGAACCCCGTGATCCGATTCGCACCAGCGAAGACGTCGTGCTTTCGAGCGTGGGTCGCGATCTGTGCGACAAGTTCTTCCGCAATTACACACGCAAGCAGTGGGGCATGGACCTGTCTGAACTCGCCGCGCTTGTGGCCGCGCGCATCCCCACGCGGTCCAACGACGACGATCGCTACTTCACCGACAGCTTTCAGAAAATGCCGCGCGACGGCTTCACCCGCATGTTTCAGAACATGCTCGATCACCCCAACATTCGCGTGGAGCTTGGGACCGACTTCAAGGAAGTCGACCGGTCGCACTTCGAGCACATCTTCTACAGCGGCCCCATCGATGAGTACTTCGATCACCGGTTCGGCAAGCTGCCGTACCGCTCCCTCTCGTTCCAGCACGAGCACCTGCAGGATCAGCAGCAGTTTCAGCCCGTGGGCACAGTGAACTACCCCAACGATTTCGCGTTCACCCGCATCACGGAGTTCAAACACCTGACCGGGCAAACCCACACGGGCACCTCCATCGTGCGCGAGTACCCCCAGGCCGAGGGCGATCCCTACTATCCCGTTCCAAGCGAACAGAACCAGCAACTCTACAAGCAGTACCAGGCGCTGGCCGACGCGGAGACCTCGACTACATTTGTCGGCCGGCTCGCGCAGTACCGGTACCTAAACATGGACCAGGTGGTCGCGCAGGCGCTTGTGGTAGCGGAGCGCCATGGCCTGGGCAGCGTGCGTGAACCGGAGCCCGCAGGAAGCGCCGCTTGA
- a CDS encoding flippase yields MPLPLQRTQTDPVQDHVRQPGRSHRKKLLTNTLWLYSLQGLNYLLPMLVLPYLIRVLGVGNYGLIALAQAFAQYFTIFTDYGFNLSATKRIAIAKGDDDTTVRQTFWGVLLIKATLLIAGFALLLGITFAIPAMAAARTAYLVAYLSVLGNVLFPVWYFQGIEKMKNISIITGVSKMLTVGAVFFLVHGPADTILALALQSSAPLLAGVAGFAVAVRSNWKGAALPAFADLRLLLREGWHLFLSTAAVTLYTNTNVFLVGMLGGVTEAGYFSAAEKIIRAAQGMLIPLTQVLFPHVNTLVKESPERAVRFVRKSLLTIAVPTFAGSLAILLCSPLLSRLAFGFSNATTNSTLRWTAFIPFLVAISSTLGIQTMVVFGHEKAFSRILVTAGVFNVAFAWVLIRRMGAPGAGAAVLATETFIVLAMLWYLRRIGIHLLDRRPA; encoded by the coding sequence GTGCCGTTGCCCTTGCAGCGGACGCAAACTGATCCCGTCCAGGACCACGTGCGCCAACCCGGCCGATCCCATCGCAAGAAGCTGCTGACCAACACTCTTTGGCTGTACTCGCTGCAGGGCCTCAATTACCTGCTGCCGATGCTCGTTCTGCCCTACCTGATACGCGTGCTCGGCGTGGGCAACTACGGTCTTATCGCGCTTGCCCAAGCCTTTGCGCAGTACTTCACCATCTTCACGGATTACGGCTTCAACCTGTCCGCAACCAAGCGCATCGCCATTGCCAAGGGTGACGACGACACAACCGTGCGGCAGACCTTCTGGGGCGTTCTGCTGATTAAAGCAACGCTGCTGATAGCCGGCTTTGCTCTGTTGCTCGGAATCACCTTCGCCATCCCCGCCATGGCAGCCGCGCGTACCGCGTACCTGGTGGCCTATCTTTCCGTGTTGGGCAACGTGCTCTTTCCGGTCTGGTACTTCCAGGGCATCGAGAAGATGAAGAACATCTCGATCATCACCGGGGTCAGCAAAATGCTGACCGTGGGCGCAGTCTTCTTCCTGGTGCACGGGCCGGCGGACACGATCCTTGCGCTTGCGCTGCAATCGTCGGCGCCTCTGCTGGCGGGCGTGGCGGGCTTCGCGGTCGCGGTCCGGTCCAACTGGAAGGGCGCGGCGCTGCCTGCCTTTGCAGATCTGCGGCTGCTCCTGCGCGAGGGCTGGCATCTCTTTCTGTCCACTGCCGCGGTGACGCTTTACACCAACACCAACGTGTTCCTTGTCGGCATGCTCGGTGGCGTCACGGAGGCAGGCTACTTCAGCGCGGCGGAGAAGATTATCCGCGCCGCCCAAGGCATGCTCATTCCGCTCACCCAGGTGCTGTTTCCGCACGTCAACACGCTTGTGAAAGAGTCGCCGGAACGCGCGGTGCGCTTCGTTCGCAAGAGCCTGCTGACCATTGCCGTGCCTACGTTTGCGGGCTCGCTCGCCATTCTTTTATGTTCGCCGCTGCTGTCGCGCCTCGCCTTCGGCTTCAGCAATGCCACCACCAACAGCACGCTTCGCTGGACCGCGTTTATCCCTTTCCTGGTCGCGATCAGCAGCACCCTGGGCATCCAGACGATGGTGGTGTTCGGCCATGAGAAAGCATTCAGCCGAATTCTGGTGACGGCTGGCGTGTTCAACGTGGCATTTGCGTGGGTGCTCATCCGGCGCATGGGCGCGCCCGGCGCGGGTGCGGCGGTACTGGCGACGGAGACCTTCATCGTGCTCGCCATGCTGTGGTATCTGCGTCGCATCGGCATCCACCTGCTCGACCGTCGTCCGGCGTAG
- a CDS encoding YceH family protein, producing the protein MLQISAVEARVLGALMEKEITTPEYYPLWLNALVAACNQKSSRDPVMQLSEREVETALRSLEGMELVRADHGSRVERYENRARTVLHLRRDETALLCLLLLRGPQTPGELRGRAERLFEFEDVAQVNAALQRMSSAGEESTQRTEPLVRMLPRQPGSRESRFVHLLTESDAPNPAASNASSAETPAASSSGTDRLCALEEVVALLTERVRHLEDALGVAQPNE; encoded by the coding sequence ATGTTGCAGATTTCGGCGGTGGAGGCGCGCGTACTGGGCGCGCTGATGGAAAAGGAAATCACGACGCCGGAGTACTATCCGCTGTGGCTGAACGCGCTGGTCGCGGCGTGCAATCAGAAGAGCTCCCGCGATCCCGTGATGCAGTTGAGCGAGCGCGAGGTGGAGACGGCCCTGCGATCGCTGGAAGGCATGGAGCTGGTGCGAGCCGATCATGGGTCGCGCGTAGAGCGGTATGAGAATCGCGCGCGTACCGTGCTGCACCTGCGGCGCGACGAAACCGCCCTGCTGTGCCTGTTGCTGCTGCGCGGGCCGCAGACACCCGGCGAGTTGCGGGGGCGCGCCGAACGCCTGTTTGAGTTCGAGGACGTCGCCCAGGTGAACGCTGCCCTGCAACGAATGAGCAGCGCCGGCGAGGAGAGCACGCAGCGGACTGAACCCCTGGTGCGCATGCTGCCGAGGCAGCCCGGGTCTCGAGAGTCGCGCTTCGTTCACCTGTTGACGGAATCCGATGCGCCCAATCCAGCCGCGAGCAATGCCTCATCCGCAGAGACGCCAGCCGCGTCCAGCAGCGGAACGGACCGGTTGTGTGCGTTGGAGGAGGTTGTCGCCCTGCTGACAGAGCGGGTGCGGCATCTGGAAGACGCGCTTGGAGTCGCTCAGCCGAACGAGTGA